AGCAGCGCGACCGTATTGCCGAAGTGCTGCACCTGATCCGCCTCACCGCGCAGGCCAGACAGCAGGCGGGAGCCCTGTCGCACGGGCAGAAGCAATGGCTGGAGATCGGCATGCTGCTGATGCAGAACCCCCGCATCCTGCTGGTGGATGAACCGGTAGCCGGGATGACCGGCGAGGAAACCGAGCGCACCGCCGAACTGCTGACCTCACTGGCCGGGCGCCATGCCGTCATTGTGGTCGAGCACGATATGGCCTTTGTGCGCTCCATCGCCCGCACTGTCACGGTGCTGCATCAGGGGTCGGTGCTGGCCGAAGGGTCAATGGACAAGATCCAGAACGATCCGAAGGTTATTGAAGTCTATCTGGGGGAGTAAGGGATTCAGCCATGCTAGAAGTCAACGCAGTAAATCAGTTCTACGGTGAAAGCCATACCCTCTGGGATCTGTCCCTGAGCATTCCCAGGGGCGGCTGCGTCTGCCTGATGGGCCGCAACGGTGTCGGCAAGACCACCCTGCTGAAGGCCGTCATGGGCCTGTTACCGATACGCTCAGGTCAGATCGAGTTTGACGGTCAGCCCGTCAACAGCCTCAGTACCGAAGCCCGCGCCTGTGCGGGCATCGGCTACGTGCCGCAGGGGCGGGAAATCTTCCCGATGCTGACCGTGGAGGAAAACCTGCAGATTTCCCTCGGTGCCCGCAAGGATCGCAGCAGGAAGATCCCCGACAAGATCTATCAGCTGTTCCCGGTACTGAAAGAAATGCGTCATCGCCGCGGTGGTGACCTGTCCGGCGGCCAGCAACAACAGCTGGCCATTGGCCGCGCGCTGGTGCTGGAGCCCAAGATGCTGATTCTGGATGAACCTACCGAGGGCATTCAGCCCAATATCGTGCGAGAAATCGGTGAGGTGATCCGTACCCTCAATCAGCAGGAAGGGCTGACCGTGTTGCTGGTGGAACAAAAGCTGCCTTTTGCGCGTAGGGTGGGCAGTGATTTCCGCCTGCTCGACAAGGGCCAGCTGGTGGCACAGGGGCCGATGGCCGAGCTGACCGACGGGGTGGTGAAAGAGTATCTGAGTGTCTGAAAAAGACCGGCAGTGTCGCTGCCACAGCGACTTCAGCCCGGTACTTTTATGAATAAAGCCAAGCACTTGCCCGCAAGGAGATAGACATACACTGACGACATAACGGGAAATACATTTATGCTCTGACTGGCGGCGCCTTTGGGTGTGTCTATCACGACAAAGAAAGTAATTTTTCTACAAAACGCCCCGGTGCTTTCGAATTTCCCCGGCTTTGATCCATAATACTGAGACTTTTTACATGACTGAGTGCTGCTGCTTCTTTCATCAGTCCTGCTGATGAATCAGACCACGGCATTTTGCATGCCCTTTGCATTACCCTGGTCCATCCGGTGGACTCTAACCTCATTCAGGAATGTCTCATGGTCAGTCAGGCAGTCACGCGACCACTGCTCCGTGTCGTTGCTACCGTTCTGGTAGCTTTTTCAGCCGCCTTTGGCCTGTCAGGCGCTCAGGCCAGCGATGCACCCTATCCCGCGGATCGCCCGGTGCTGACCATTACGGCTGCCCACCATGAGCAGGTTGTGCTTACCCTGCAACAGCTGGAAGCCATGCCCTCCAAAACCATTGGTGCCTTCTTCCCCAACCTGAACGACAGCGATCATTCATCACAGTGGCGTGGCATCCCCCTCAGTGAAGTGCTGAAGCTGGTCGATGAAAAAGACAAAGGCGTCAACATATTTGCATTGAACAATTATTCTCATCCGATTCCTGCCGACGATATCACTCAATACGATCCGATTGTGGCCTATCAGCGCGATGGCAATTATATGGCGGTACGCAACTATGGGCCGCTGATTGTCATATACCCATTGGATGACAAGCCCAATCTGCGTAATCAGGATATTTATGCCCGCATGGTATGGCAGGTAGAAAAGATTGATGTAGACGCTGAGTAATCAACGATGCGGTATCTCTGGCAGCTGTTCGTCGAGATGCTGAAGGATCGACGCCAGCGGATGGTGTTGGTGACGGTGCTTGCCCTGGCGCTTTTCTGCGCTATGGTGGCAGGCACTGCCCTGAAGCTGGTCAATGAACAGAATGACATTCTGGCGCAACCCAAGCTGCTGGTGAAAGGGGGGATCTGGCACCTTTATCGTGCCTATTACGAACTGAACGACCTGCCTAATACGCTGGAAGGCGTCGACTCCGGTCAGCTTGATCCCTACAAGCTGTCGATCCGGCTGCAGGTCGTCGCCAGTCTGCTGGATATCGTGCACAGTCTGCAAAAGGACGCCTTCGCCACCGATGAAAAGGGCGAAAGTCAGCGCACCCTGCTGCATATGATGGATCAGATCAACCACTGGGATCAGCAGGCCTCCAGCAGCACGCCCCTCAGTGACGGCCAGCTGCATCAGCTGACCGGCGATATCCGCCAGCAGCTGCCCAAACTCCTGCATGACATCAACGATCTGGCGGGCACAGCCAACGTCTCGCAAGCCAGTCTGATCGACAGCATGCGCTATCACTATCGCGAGCTGTTCATTCAGCTGGCCTGGGCCGTGGGCGGTCTGGGTATAGCTGGTTTGACTCTGGTGATCTATCTGCTCAGCTACATTTTCCGCGAGCGTCGCCTGAGCGACAGCCTCAGCGAAATGAACAGCTTCCTGGAACTGCGGGTGGAAGAGCGCGCTCACGATGTGCTGGAGCGGGAGGAACGCCTTAAGGCGATTCTGGAAACCAGCCCCAGCGATGTCATCCTGATTCATCCCGATGGCAAAGTGCATTTCGTCAACCAACGCCTGCTGCAGCGTCTGAACTGCACCTCGTACCAGAGCTTTTCGCTCGACCACTTCTTTGCCGACGCCGATGCAGGCCGTGCCTTCTGCCGTAACCTGTCATCCCAGCAGCTGATCGATGAAGTGGAAATGCGCATCGGCATCCGCGACCCGTACTGGGGCGTGGTCTCCGGGCGGGTACTCTATATCGAGCAGGAACCGGCTTACCTGATCTGGAGCTATGACATCAGCCAGCGCAAGGCGATGGAGCAGGAACTGGTCAAGCTGGCCAGCACCGATACCCTCACCGGGCTGCACAACCATCACTCCTTTATCCAGCAGTCCCGTTGCTGGCTGGTCAACAGTGCTCAGCCTGCTTTCTGTGCCTTGCTGATGATCGACATCGACCACTTCAAACAGATCAATGACAACTACGGCCATACCATCGGTGATCAGGCCATCCAGTCTGTCGCCCATACCCTGCAGGCGGGCTTGCGCAAAGGGGAAATCCTCGGCCGCATCAACGGTGAGAAATTCGCGCTGCTGATGCCCATCAGTACCAACGAAGACATCTTCAGTCTGATGGAAGCCCTGCGTCAGCGCATCGAAACCCATCCCATGACCATACAGGATTACACCCTGTATCTGACGGTCAGCGTGGGCGCTGCCTTCTATCGCCCGTCCATGAGTATCGAAGAGCTGCTGGAGCGCGCCGATACCTCCCTCTATCAGGCCAAAGCCATGGGCCGCAACCGGGTGGCCGTCTGGTCTGACTGACGCCTCCGGGCGGCTCATGCTGCCAGCCCGGTGGTTACATAACCGCCCTTTCCAATTCTTTACATAACTCCTAAACTGACCGCCGGTCTGTAAACTTGCGTATTACTGCCTGATTCTTTGCCTGATCTGCACAATCAGCCTGCCATGGCGGTCGCTGTGCCTGATTGGGTTCGACTGGTCTGCCGCCCTTCAACCCAGACTCTGTCTGCCTTGCAGACAGGCACCCAGGCAAAAAATAAGAGATGTCACTGATGAAAAGCGCCACATGGATAGCCGTGCTGTTAGTGATTTGCCTGGCCGTATGGCTGGTCAGCGGTGGGGAAGTCGTCACCGCCGCCACTGAGCCTCCCGCGCCACAGCAAGCCGATGCCCCTGCCTCCTCTGCTCCCGTCAGGGTCGAAGTGCTGCACTCAGCCGCCCAGAGCATCACCCGCAACGTCATTATTCAGGGTCAGGTAGAGGCCCGCCGGGTGGTGCGCCTGAAAGCCGAGACCAGCGGCCGGGTCAAGGAGCTACCCATCGTCCGCGGCAGCCGGGTCGGCAGCGGCACTTTACTGGTCGCACTGGAGCTGAACGAACGGGAAGCACAGCGGCAACAGGCAGAAGCTCAGGTGCGCCAGTACGAATATGAGCTTAAGGCAGCCGAAACCCTGAAGCAGAAAGGCTTGCAGGCAGATACCCGGCTGATGGAGCTGCGCGCTCAACTGGCGGCCGCCCGTGCCAGCCTGGCCAGCAGCGTGCAGGATATTGCCCATACCCGCATCAGTGCCCCCATCGACGGTATTCTTGATCAGCGCCCGCTGGAAGTCGGTGACTTTCTCGACCGCGGTGATGCTGTCGCCACACTGGTGGATGACTCGGAAGTCAAGGTCACGGCGATGGTGCCGCAAAACCATCTGCCCAGCCTGCATCTGGGTCAACCAGCATCCGCCCGGCTGCTCGACGGTCGTGAGCTGCACGGGACGCTCAGCTATATCGCCACAGAAGCCGAAAGTGGCAGCCGCAGCTATCGGGTCGAAGTCAGCGTGGCTAACCCCGAACACCAGCGCCTGATAGGCATGTCGGCAACGTTGCAGTTGCCTGTCGCCAGTGTCATGGCGCACTTGCTCTCCCCTGCACTGCTCAGTCTGAACAGTCACAACCAACTGGTGATCAAAGCCGTAGATGGCCGTCAGCAGGTAGCGGAATATCCGGTAAGCATCGTGCGTAGCGCCGAAGACGGGGTGTGGCTGAGTGGTCTGCCCGCCGAGGTGGAGGTCATCAGCACCGGTCAGGGCTTCGTCAGTGCTGGCGACCCCATAGAGCCTGTCGCGGTTACCACCCCGACCGCACAGGGAGGCTGAGGTATGCTGACGCTGATTCGGGCGGCCGTGGATCGCAGCCGTACCACCTTGTTGCTGCTGCTGTTCCTGCTGCTGGCCGGGGCGATGGCGTTCAATGCCATTCCCAAGGAATCCGACCCCGACGTCGCCATTCCCATGATCTATGTCTCCCTGAGCCACGAGGGCATCGCACCGGCAGATGCCGAACGCCTGCTGGTGCGACCGATGGAGAACGAGCTGAAGTCCATTGAGGGAGTGAAGGAAATGACCGCCTTCGCCTCGGAAGGCCATGCCTCGGTCATGCTGGAGTTCGATGCCGGTTTCGACGCTCGCAAAGCACTGGACGATGTGCGCGAGAAAGTCGATACCGCCAAATCCAAACTGCCCGCCGACACCGATGAGCCCGTTGTGCATGAAATCAATGTGGCGCTGTTTCCGGTGCTGTCCATCGCCCTCTCCGGACCCTTGCCTGAGCACCTGCTGGTGCAATATGCCCGCGCCCTGCGGGATGACATTGAAGCGATCCCCGGTGTACTGGAAGTGGAGATCGCCGGTGATCGCGAAGAACAGCTGGAGATTCTGGTCGATCCACTGGTGCTCGACAGTTATCAGGTCAACTATGCCGATCTGTTCGCCACGGTGCAGAACAACAATCAGCTGGTGGCCGCTGGCGCGCTGGACACCGGCTCAGGGCGGATGGTGCTGAAGGTGCCGGGGGTAATCGAAGATATCAACGACCTGCTGTCATTGCCGGTCAAGACCGTGGGCAGCACGGTGGTGCGCTTCTCCGATGTGGCTACGGTGCGCCGTACCTTCAAGGATCCACAGGGCTTTGCCCGGGTCAACGGCCAGCCGGCGCTGACCCTGCAGGTGAAGAAGCGGGTGGGCGCCAATATCATCGACACCATAGATGCCGTGCAGCAGGTGGTGGCACGTCATCAGCAGGTATGGCCCGCTCCACTGGCCATGAGCTATATCCTTGATCAGTCCGGGCAGATCAAGGTGATGCTCAGCGATCTGCTCAATAACGTCGCTTCGGCCATCATTCTGGTGATGATCATCATCCTTGCCGCTATGGGAGTACGCTCATCGCTGCTGGTCGGGCTGGCCATTCCCGGCTCCTTTCTCAGCGGTATCCTGATCCTCTACGGCATCGGCTACACCCTCAATATCGTGGTGCTGTTCTCACTGATTCTGGTGGTGGGGATGCTGGTGGATGGTGCCATTGTGGTGATCGAGCTGGCTGACCGTCTGCAGCAACAGGGCCACAGTGCACGTGAAGCCTACACTCAGGCCGCAGCGAGAATGGCCTGGCCGGTCATTGCCTCAACGGCCACTACACTGGTGGTGTTTCTGCCATTGCTGTTCTGGCCCGGTGTGGTGGGCCAGTTCATGAAGTACCTCCCGATGACGGTACTGATCTGCCTTAGTGCCTCACTGTTCATGGCCCTGATCTTTATGCCGGTGCTGGGCGCCGTGCTCAGTCGCCGCCAGCCACGGCAGCTGATTCAGCTCAACACCCAGGCATCGGCACTGACCCGGGGCTATGCCAGCCTGCTGGCACGCCTGTTACGCCGTCCGGCACTAACCCTGCTGGCGGCGGTGCTGATGCTGATTGGCGCCTATGTTGCCTATGGCCACTGGGGGCACGGGGTGGAGTTTTTCCCGGAAGTGGAGCCGGAATCTGCTCAGGTTCTGATCCATGCCCGTGGCGATCTGTCGATCGAGGAGAAGGATACGCTGGTACGCCGGGTGGAAGCCCGCCTGCAGGGGATGACCGAGCTGCAGGCGCTGTCGGCACGCTCCTTCAATCAGGGTGATACCCAGATGAGCGAAGACACCATCGGCCAGCTGCAGTTTCAGTTCATTGACTGGTATCGCCGTCGCCCTGCCGATGCCATTCTTGCCGATATGCGCCAGCGCACGGCAGACCTTGCAGGTATCCAGCTGGAATTCAACAAGGCCGAGAATGGTCCGGGCCAGGGCAAGCCCATCGAGCTGCAGATATCAGGCGGTACGGATGAGCAACGTAATGCGGCCGTGGCACTGATCCGTCAGCGTATGAACAGTCTCGGTGGCTTTGCCGAGGCGGAAGATGATCGTGCTCTGCCCGGCATCGAATGGCGTCTGCAGGTGGATCGTGAAGAAGCAGCCCGTTTCGGCGCTGACATTGTCACCATCGGCAACGCCGTACAGCTGATCACCTCCGGTATCAAGGTCGCGGACTACCGCCCGGATGACAGTGATGACGAGGTGGATATCCGCGTCCGCCTGCCCGCCGGACAGCGCTCGCTGGGGCAGCTGGATACCATGACGATCAATACCCAGCAGGGGATGGTGGCACTGAGCAACTTCGTCCGGCTGCAGCCCATGCCCAAAACCGGCACCCTGACCCGGGTTGATACACGTCGCACCCTGACCATCAAGAGTGAGGTGGCGCCGGGCTATCTGGCCAATGATCAGGTCCACGCCCTGCAGCAGTCACTGCAGGGCGAGAACTGGCCTGCGACCCTGCGTTTTGAGTTCAAGGGAGAGGATGAAGATCAGCGCGAAACCATGCGTTTTCTGTCACTGGCCTTTGTCACTTCGCTCTTCCTGATGACGCTGATTCTGCTGACTCAGTTCAACAGCCTGTATCAGAGCCTGCTGATTCTGTCGGCTATCGTGTTCTCTACTGCCGGTGTGCTGCTGGGGCTGCTGATTACCGCTCAGCCTTTCGGCATTGTCATGTGTGGCTTGGGCATCATTGCCCTGGCAGGGATAGTGGTGAACAACAACATTGTGCTGATTGATGCCTACAACGAGATGCGCAGCAAAGGTATGGCTCCACTGGAGGCGGCCCTGGAAACCGGCAAGCTGCGCCTGCGCCCGGTGTTTCTGACAGCCATCACCACAGTGCTGGGGCTGATCCCGATGGTGCTGTCACTCAATGTCGACCTGCTCAACCGGCAAATTGCCTGGGGAGCGCCATCAACGCAATGGTGGACGCAGTTGTCATCAGCCATCGCGGGAGGCCTGACCTTCGCTACCCTGCTGACGTTGTTTCTGACCCCCTGTTTACTGGTGCTGGGCGAACAGCTCCTTAGCCGCAGCAAAGCAAGGGCCGTGAATGGGCATAGTACAGTCGACACAGGCGCAGCGGAAACCGATCAGCACAAACAACTACGCCGTGGCTGACCACGGCGTAGTTTGGAAGGGAGTTAAAGGCCGTCGAGTTACAGCGGATGCGGGAAGGCACGTGCTGCGTGGCGATGATTCACACCTGACGGCGTTACATAGAAGCGCGCCTCTTCATCGGTACACTGACCTGCGCGTCCACAGCTCAGATCGTCGTCTTCGCACAGGCAATGGTGCTTGTCGAGGCTATCAGGGACAGGCGATGGCATCGACTGCTGCAGAAATCCAAAGGTAAAGAAGCGGCCAAACAAATGGGCAACATAGTGGTGACGAACACGTTTTTGCACTGCGCTGATGTTGACCATGGAATCTACCTGTGGGTTACGGCGGCTGCCGGACACTATTTATTGCTTAATATTGAGCAAAATATGTACCAGCAGCCGACTTACTCACCCAAAGGGCGTCTTACTTTCTCTGTCAGCCTGAAGTAACTGGCTATACATCAACGGTTTAGCTCGTTTCCTTGTTGCGATAGCTGTAAGTCGCCTTGAACCGCGACTGAATCCAGTCACCACTGGTAACAGGCTGGTAACGCAATGGATGCTCCGTATCGATGCATGTGGGTAAGGTGGTAACCAGCGTATCGAAGTCAGGCTCCACAAAGAAGGGGCTGGAATAGCGATGCACTCCGGCCTGCGGGCTGACTACCCGATGAGCCGTGGAGCGATAGATATCGTTAGTCCAGTGCTGCATCAGGTCACCAATATTGACCACGTAGCTGTCTTCGATAGGGGTGGCATCAATCCACTGACCATCAGCACCGCGTACCTGCAAGCCACCAATCTGATCCTGGCGCAGCAAGGTGATGCAGCCGTAGTCGGTGTGGGCGCCTGCGCCATTGTCATGTACCTGCTCGGGGCGGGGTGGATAGTGAATCACCCGCAGCACCGTGACATGGGTGGAGAACGACTGACTGAAGAAATCCTCTGGCATCTTAAGTGCCAGTGCCATCGCTTTGAGGATACGCATCGCCACGGGGAACAGCTCAGCGTAGTAGCGCTCCATCAATGATTGAAATCCTTCCAGCTGCGGATAGCGATTGGGGCCATACATGCTGGGGCAGCGCTCAACATAGGCGTGCTCCTCAGGCAAATTCAGCGCCATGTCGAATGTTTCCTTCCAGTCTGTTGGCCTGCCTTCCTCCAGCTGCTCAGCACCGATGGAGCCATAACCACGATGGTTGGGGCTCTGGGTAATATCGATGGCGCGCTTGTCGGTATCCGGCAAGGCGAAGAAACGCGCCGACATGTCAAATACCTGCTGTACCAGAACCGGATCGACACCGTGACCGGTGACGTAGAAGAAGCCACGGTCGCGACAGGCGGTATCGATAGCGTCAATGACGGGCTGCCAGGCCTGACGGTCTTCCAGCGCCAGGGGGGAGATATCTATCAGCGGAATACTGCTCATGGTTAATTTCCTGTCTGCATCCTCAGTGAGAGGATAAGCATGTAAACGAAAGGCTCCCGCAGGAGCCTTTCGTGTATTGCATGGGTGCAATGGGTTATTGCGGGATCTTGTCGTCGATGCCTTCAACATACCAGTTGACCTGCGCCAGCTCTTCATCAGTCAGAGCATGACCTGCGGCAACCACTTCCTTACCAGTGTTGTCCTTGATCGGGCCGGTAAAGGGTTTCAGCTCGCCTGATTTGATCTTGGCATAGGTATCATTGATAGCCTGTTTCACGTCAGCAGGCAGGTTGTCGTTGATGGACGCCAGCTGCAGCACGTCTTCGTGGAAGCCACCCCAGTAATCCTGAGGCTTGTAGGTACCATCCATGACAGACTGTACAACCTTGATGTAGTAAGGAGCCCAGTGGTCACGCACAGAGTAAACATGAGCATTGGGTGCAAACTTGGACATGTCTGACGCCTGACCGATAGCACGTACGCCACCACGCTTCTCTGCAGCGATCAGCGGAGCAGGGCTGTCAGTGTGCTGAATCAGCACGTCGACACCCTGATCCATCAGAGCATTGGCCGCGTCAGCTTCTTTACCGGGATCGTACCAGGTGTTAGCCCAGACGATCTTCAGCTTGACGTTGGGGTTAACGCTCTTGGCGCCCATGTAGACCGCATCAATGTCACGGATCACTTCAGGAATGGGGAAAGCACCGATATAACCAATGGTGTTGGACTTGGTCAGCATGCCTGCTGCAACGCCAGAGACGTAGCGACCTTCATAGGTACGCAACACGTAGGTGCCCATGTTAGGCAGGCGTTTGTAACCGGTAGCATGTTCAAAAATGACGTTGGGGAATTTCTTCGCCACCTTGTAAGTCGCATTCATAAAACCAAAGGAGGTGGTGAAGATCACCTTGTTTCCATCTTTGGCCAGCTGAGTGATAACACGCTCAGCATCAGCGCCTTCAGGAACGTTTTCAACGTAGGTGGTTTTTACCTTGCCGTTGAAGTATTTCTCCATTTCCTGACGACCCTGGTCGTGCTCGTAGCTCCACCCCAGATCACCCACCGGGCCAACATACACAAAGCCTACTTTCAAGGGTTCTTCTGCCTGGGCCATCACAGCACAGGTCATCAGTCCCAGACCTGCCAGCAACTGCTTCAGTTTGAGTTTCATCAATCAGATCTCTCGTCTCTTATTGGAGGGAGCCGGAGCAGGAGTGCCCGGTCACTAGCGAATAAATTGCTTCAAAACGGTGCCTGAGTATCTTTTTACCGCGCCTGCCATTGCGTGATGCAACGCATTTAGCAGCACACAGTAAAGTGTTGCAGAGTCAGACAACAGGTAACCCCTCTGGTAGCAAAAAACTGGCCAACTGGTCAATTTCCTGCAAATTCACAGACAACCGCTTCTTTATATAGCCCATCGGCCAAATGTTCACACCAAAATAGTGCACAAGCCCGTTTTCGGGCTTAACGGCGCGCCAACTATGACCAAGGGAATCGCCTGCTTTGTCACTGCCGATGCAACCTCTGGTAAAGGTTGCATCACGCAGCGTTGCAAATAGAAAACAGTCCGCACTTTCATTTCGTGACCAGCAGTCATAAAATGACCAAAAGTTCACAGAATAACAGCGAAAGCATTTATGACTGCTCCAAGCCTCAAGCAACGTCAGTTTCAGGAACGCGAAGGTGCCATCATCTGCGCTGCACTGAAGCTGTTCGATCAGGACCAGTGGCAGCAGGTGACCGTGGCGGACATCGCCAGCGAAGCTCAGATTGCCAAAGGCACTGTTTACAAACACTTTGCCAGTAAAGAAGAACTGTGCGGGCGCATCATGCTCGACTTTCATCAAGGTTTACTGGAGACCTTTGAGCAGGCGTTACCTAACGCCAACACCCTGAGCCTGATCAGGGACATGATCAGACGGGCCTTCGATCATTATCTGGCCCATCCAGCAGCGGCCCGAGTGAGTTATGCCTGTCGCTGCAACAGTTTCATCCAGCGCCTGCCCGATCCATTACGTGTGCGTGGCGAGGAGCTGGACAGTGCTTTCTTTGGTTTTTTTGCCGATGTGCTTCTGCAGGGCATGCGTAGTGGTCAGATACCACAGCGCCCTGTTGAGCAGCTGATTCTGCCCATCCACGCCATATTCGACGGCGCCATGGGCAAGATCTGGCGTAACGAATATCAGGAGATACCTGACTCCGATGTCTCACTGGAGCAGTTTCTCGACATTATCACCAATTTTGTCATTGCCAGTATCGTGGCCCCCATTGCCGATGATGACCTGCCCGGAACAACAGGGCACAAGGACATCACCCAATGCGAGAAGAGCCGACTGGTATCAGCGACACACTGAATTAAAGATTACAGAGGAAGGGTGGATATCATGACTGCCACATACAACCCACGGAACACTGTCAAGCCAGCTGTCGTTGCGCCCATGGCCAGCTCTCTGCTGCTTAACGTTATCCCCGAGCAGTTCAGCAACAGCATCAGGGTGATCCCCACCCTGACTCAGCGAGCGATCAGTCAACCTTTACGCATGGTAGAGAACTTCAGCGGCTGGTTACAGCAACTGACGCTGCCTCTGCATGCTGAGACCGACAAGATGCTGTCTGTCAGCTTCCCCGAAAACTCAGTCGCTGCAGTATTCGACAAGACAGCACTCGGCCGCAGTCTGCTCAATATGATGCGCGTCAGCATCGAAGCTGCCAAATTCTACGTTCTGGTGAAGATGGATATTCAGGACAATCAGCTACAGCTGACACTGGATCAGGATCGTGCCCTGAACGACCTGCGTCCACTGAGTGACCTGTTCGAAGTTGTTGAGGCCCATCATGGCCGCATCGAGGAGCAGGAATCCCATCTGGGTGGTACACGTTTCTGTATCAATCTGCCTGTACTGGCCTGATTGAGTTCACTGAGGGGCTCGCCCCTCTCCGGCAGCAATATAGTGCTGCTCAAGGTCAACCAGCCGGTTGGCTTGTAGTAAACAGGGAAAAACAGCATACAAAGTGGGTGGCGTTGTTGATCTTCACATCAACGGGATGGCAGTCCTCAGGAGATCAAACCATGAAGTTGCTTAAACCCCTTGGTACCAGCATTTTGACGGGGGTGCTGCTGTTGGCAGCGGGCACCGGTGTTGCCTACGCTGACCGTGACCACGGTCGGTACTGGCAGGAAGACGGTTATAACCAAAATTATGACCGCGACGGTAACCGTGACCACGGCAAGCACAATGATCATGGTTGGCGTAACGACCATGATTGGCACGACCGCGGCAATGGCTGGGGCAACCGTCACGACCGTTATCGTGGTCCAGAACGGGTAACCGTGATTCGGGAAATACCCCGTCATGCACGCAGAGTTATTGTTCGTGACCGGACTTACTACGTGTATAACGACGTCTACTACCGTCCGCAGCGGGACTATTATGAAGTGGTTCCTGCCCCTTTCGGCGCTGTGCAGTTCAGTCTGCCTGGTGGCTCGGTAAAGGTGATGATCGGCGGTGTACCTTATTATCGCCATGGTGGCGATTACTACTGGTACGACAATCATTCCAGCGGCTTCCGCCTGATGCTGGATATGTAGTCAGCCAGGGTAACCAACGAATGCTCAACACTTTTAGGGCGAACACGACCT
This Pokkaliibacter sp. MBI-7 DNA region includes the following protein-coding sequences:
- a CDS encoding 2-oxoglutarate and iron-dependent oxygenase domain-containing protein, whose amino-acid sequence is MSSIPLIDISPLALEDRQAWQPVIDAIDTACRDRGFFYVTGHGVDPVLVQQVFDMSARFFALPDTDKRAIDITQSPNHRGYGSIGAEQLEEGRPTDWKETFDMALNLPEEHAYVERCPSMYGPNRYPQLEGFQSLMERYYAELFPVAMRILKAMALALKMPEDFFSQSFSTHVTVLRVIHYPPRPEQVHDNGAGAHTDYGCITLLRQDQIGGLQVRGADGQWIDATPIEDSYVVNIGDLMQHWTNDIYRSTAHRVVSPQAGVHRYSSPFFVEPDFDTLVTTLPTCIDTEHPLRYQPVTSGDWIQSRFKATYSYRNKETS
- a CDS encoding BMP family ABC transporter substrate-binding protein, producing MKLKLKQLLAGLGLMTCAVMAQAEEPLKVGFVYVGPVGDLGWSYEHDQGRQEMEKYFNGKVKTTYVENVPEGADAERVITQLAKDGNKVIFTTSFGFMNATYKVAKKFPNVIFEHATGYKRLPNMGTYVLRTYEGRYVSGVAAGMLTKSNTIGYIGAFPIPEVIRDIDAVYMGAKSVNPNVKLKIVWANTWYDPGKEADAANALMDQGVDVLIQHTDSPAPLIAAEKRGGVRAIGQASDMSKFAPNAHVYSVRDHWAPYYIKVVQSVMDGTYKPQDYWGGFHEDVLQLASINDNLPADVKQAINDTYAKIKSGELKPFTGPIKDNTGKEVVAAGHALTDEELAQVNWYVEGIDDKIPQ
- a CDS encoding TetR/AcrR family transcriptional regulator, translating into MTAPSLKQRQFQEREGAIICAALKLFDQDQWQQVTVADIASEAQIAKGTVYKHFASKEELCGRIMLDFHQGLLETFEQALPNANTLSLIRDMIRRAFDHYLAHPAAARVSYACRCNSFIQRLPDPLRVRGEELDSAFFGFFADVLLQGMRSGQIPQRPVEQLILPIHAIFDGAMGKIWRNEYQEIPDSDVSLEQFLDIITNFVIASIVAPIADDDLPGTTGHKDITQCEKSRLVSATH
- a CDS encoding DUF6515 family protein — protein: MKLLKPLGTSILTGVLLLAAGTGVAYADRDHGRYWQEDGYNQNYDRDGNRDHGKHNDHGWRNDHDWHDRGNGWGNRHDRYRGPERVTVIREIPRHARRVIVRDRTYYVYNDVYYRPQRDYYEVVPAPFGAVQFSLPGGSVKVMIGGVPYYRHGGDYYWYDNHSSGFRLMLDM